One segment of bacterium DNA contains the following:
- the xdhA gene encoding xanthine dehydrogenase small subunit, whose translation MTATKQPGSEVPGDPIRFILDGEVRTIRDIDPNTTVLNYLRETLRRTGTKEGCAEGDCGACTVVLGTLDGDRVRFRALNSCIQFVPTLDGKALFTVESLRAPDGTLHPAQRAMIECHGSQCGFCTPGFVMSMFALYKSEPKPSRARINDMLAGNLCRCTGYRPILEAAEKMYALSGNGNGTWTHSPYSAEHGDRPSPGELEMVERLRSIQRSGTLAVTGPNLAGETRRYYAPTKIEDFAELVERHPDAYILAGGTDIGLWVTKNQMDLDTVIYLGDVEELKALEATGAHIEVGAAVSVSDAQGLIGEHFPDMGEMYRRFASPPIRNAATIGGNVANGSPIGDSMPGLIALGASLVLRRGKQTRELPLDEFYIAYQQTALDPGEFVERVRIPLEPADRQLRMYKISKRFDQDISAVCGAYAFRLNDDRVRDVRICYGGMAAIPKRATECERALEGRRWNESTLAEGMAALDRDYTPISDMRASLEYRQMVTRNLLKKLFLETSGWQGDTRVLEHGEHGR comes from the coding sequence ATGACGGCGACCAAACAGCCCGGCTCCGAGGTCCCTGGCGATCCGATCCGCTTCATCCTCGACGGCGAGGTCAGGACGATTCGAGATATCGATCCCAACACCACGGTGCTCAACTACCTGCGCGAGACCCTCCGCCGCACCGGCACCAAGGAGGGATGCGCGGAGGGCGACTGCGGTGCCTGTACCGTGGTTCTCGGAACACTCGACGGAGACCGGGTTCGATTCCGCGCACTCAACTCCTGCATCCAGTTCGTGCCAACCCTCGACGGCAAGGCGCTGTTCACCGTCGAGAGCTTGCGTGCCCCGGACGGCACCTTGCATCCGGCGCAAAGGGCCATGATCGAGTGCCACGGCTCGCAGTGCGGTTTCTGCACACCGGGGTTCGTGATGTCGATGTTCGCACTGTACAAGTCGGAGCCCAAGCCCAGCAGAGCGCGCATCAACGACATGCTTGCGGGCAACCTGTGCCGTTGCACCGGTTACCGCCCGATCCTAGAGGCCGCTGAGAAGATGTATGCGTTGTCCGGCAACGGCAACGGCACCTGGACCCACAGCCCCTATTCGGCCGAACATGGAGATCGGCCTTCCCCGGGCGAGCTCGAGATGGTCGAGCGGCTGCGCTCCATTCAGCGCAGCGGCACACTCGCCGTAACCGGCCCCAACCTCGCCGGCGAAACCCGCAGGTACTACGCCCCGACCAAGATCGAGGACTTCGCCGAACTGGTCGAACGCCATCCGGACGCCTACATCCTGGCCGGCGGGACAGACATCGGGCTTTGGGTCACCAAGAATCAAATGGATCTCGATACCGTGATCTACCTGGGAGACGTCGAAGAGCTCAAGGCTCTCGAGGCGACCGGGGCCCACATCGAGGTCGGCGCGGCGGTCTCGGTCAGCGACGCCCAGGGCTTGATCGGAGAGCACTTCCCGGACATGGGCGAGATGTACCGGCGCTTCGCCTCGCCACCGATCCGGAACGCGGCGACGATCGGCGGCAATGTCGCCAACGGTTCTCCGATCGGCGACTCGATGCCCGGGTTGATCGCACTCGGCGCGTCGCTCGTGCTGCGGCGCGGAAAGCAGACCCGCGAGCTGCCCCTGGACGAGTTCTACATCGCCTACCAGCAGACGGCCCTGGACCCGGGCGAATTCGTGGAGCGAGTGCGAATCCCGCTCGAGCCCGCCGATCGCCAGCTCAGAATGTACAAGATCAGCAAACGATTCGATCAGGACATCTCGGCCGTCTGCGGGGCCTACGCCTTCCGGTTGAACGACGACCGGGTTCGAGACGTCAGGATCTGCTACGGCGGCATGGCGGCGATACCCAAGCGCGCCACCGAGTGTGAGCGGGCGCTGGAGGGCAGACGGTGGAATGAATCAACGCTCGCGGAAGGCATGGCCGCATTGGATCGCGACTACACCCCGATCAGCGACATGAGGGCGAGTCTCGAGTACCGGCAAATGGTCACTCGCAACCTGCTCAAGAAGCTGTTCCTGGAGACGTCGGGATGGCAGGGAGACACACGCGTACTCGAGCACGGCGAGCACGGGAGGTAG
- a CDS encoding SLC13 family permease, with protein MAPRTTKVRDQPWPADRPSRPSRPGKQNTLTLEIAIVFGILAAAIILFVSELIRVDLVALLVLIALALTGLISPKEAVSGFSNPAVITVWAVFILSGGLSRTGVAGILGRQVLRLAGNSEARLIMVIMLTSATLSAFMNNVGVAALLLPVVMDISRQTHRPPSKLLIPLAFSSLLGGLMTLIGTPPNILVSAALGEHGLEPFSMFDFTPVGALVVVAGIAYMALIGRRILPSRNPAREMTGDEEDLDEVYSLQGRIFVLDVPKDSHLAGQSLAESRVGSALGLNVMGILRKGRLDLAPDPAVRFEPGDRIVVQGPRDVLGEVGVSEYLTLEPVTVTPGELVSDDVGFAEVVLTRRSHLLGHSLRETDFRSRFQVLVLAAWRERGPLRTHLAETRLAPGDVLLVHGKRENLDKLRDDSQFLVSDVADVAKYRLEDRLMSVSVPAQSPVAGKTLAESRLGDVFSLGVMAIIRDGQKQLIPPADEQLLAGDTLLVKGRREELKTLEGLHELPVDTEIAPELSELQSERVGLAEAVLAPRSAAAGKTLPQLHFREKYGFNVMAVMREGKPYRNLRYFPLQFGDALLLHGPREKLKLLGTDRDFLVLTEEAQEPPLIEKAPLSALLMAAVVGSVILGWMPIYIAAVTGAVLMVLSGCLTMDEAYRSIEWRAVFLIAGMLPLGLAIQQTGAAELVTRLVVDWVGGLGPLAVVAGLYLLTAFAAQVMPTAAVAILVAPLAVNTAADLGMSPYALMMTVSLSASASFMSPVAHPANVLIMGPGGYRFIDYIKVGLPLTLVCLVVTLLMLPLVWPLTP; from the coding sequence GTGGCACCACGAACAACCAAGGTACGTGATCAGCCATGGCCGGCTGATCGACCCAGCCGCCCTTCCAGGCCAGGGAAGCAGAACACACTGACCCTCGAGATTGCCATCGTCTTCGGGATTCTCGCCGCCGCGATCATCCTGTTCGTCAGCGAGCTGATACGCGTCGATCTGGTGGCTCTCCTGGTTCTCATCGCCCTCGCCCTGACCGGGCTCATCTCGCCCAAGGAGGCGGTCTCCGGCTTCAGCAATCCGGCGGTGATCACCGTCTGGGCCGTGTTCATTCTGAGCGGAGGGCTGTCGCGGACCGGTGTCGCCGGGATTCTCGGTCGCCAGGTGCTCCGCCTCGCGGGCAACAGCGAAGCACGCCTGATCATGGTCATCATGCTGACCTCGGCTACCCTCTCGGCGTTCATGAACAACGTCGGCGTGGCGGCGCTCTTGCTGCCGGTGGTCATGGACATCTCGCGACAGACACACCGTCCGCCTTCGAAGCTGCTCATCCCGCTCGCCTTCAGCTCGCTGCTCGGCGGCCTGATGACCCTGATCGGCACGCCCCCGAACATTCTGGTCAGCGCGGCACTCGGCGAGCACGGCCTCGAGCCCTTCAGCATGTTCGACTTCACTCCCGTCGGAGCCCTGGTGGTGGTGGCCGGGATTGCCTATATGGCTCTGATCGGCCGTCGCATTTTGCCGTCGCGTAATCCGGCGCGGGAGATGACCGGCGACGAGGAGGACCTCGATGAGGTCTACAGTCTGCAGGGTCGGATCTTCGTGCTCGACGTGCCAAAGGACTCGCACCTGGCGGGACAGAGCCTGGCGGAGAGCCGCGTCGGCTCCGCTCTCGGCCTCAACGTCATGGGAATTCTGCGCAAGGGGCGCCTCGACCTCGCTCCCGACCCGGCCGTGCGCTTCGAGCCCGGCGACCGGATCGTGGTCCAGGGCCCCCGGGATGTTCTCGGCGAGGTCGGAGTCTCCGAGTACCTCACCTTGGAGCCGGTGACCGTAACGCCCGGCGAGCTCGTGTCCGATGATGTGGGATTTGCCGAGGTCGTGCTCACGCGTCGGTCCCACCTGCTCGGTCACAGCCTGCGCGAGACCGACTTTCGCAGCCGTTTCCAGGTCCTGGTGCTGGCGGCCTGGCGAGAGCGGGGACCTCTTCGTACCCACCTGGCCGAGACCCGACTGGCGCCGGGCGACGTGCTGCTGGTCCACGGCAAGCGAGAGAATCTCGACAAGCTGCGCGACGATTCTCAGTTCCTGGTCTCGGATGTCGCAGACGTCGCGAAGTACCGTCTCGAAGATCGGCTGATGTCGGTGAGCGTGCCGGCTCAATCTCCCGTCGCCGGCAAGACCCTGGCGGAGAGCCGGCTCGGGGACGTCTTCAGCCTGGGCGTTATGGCCATCATCCGCGACGGCCAGAAACAGCTCATCCCTCCGGCCGACGAGCAGTTGCTCGCCGGCGACACGCTGCTGGTCAAGGGCCGGCGAGAGGAGCTCAAGACCCTGGAAGGCCTGCACGAGCTGCCGGTCGACACCGAAATCGCTCCGGAGCTCAGCGAGCTCCAGTCGGAGCGGGTCGGCCTGGCCGAGGCCGTCCTGGCGCCGCGCTCGGCCGCGGCGGGCAAGACCCTGCCGCAGCTGCATTTCCGCGAGAAGTACGGTTTTAACGTCATGGCCGTGATGCGCGAGGGCAAGCCCTATCGCAATCTGCGCTACTTTCCACTCCAGTTCGGCGACGCCCTGCTGCTGCACGGCCCGCGAGAGAAGCTCAAGCTGCTCGGCACCGACCGCGACTTTCTGGTGCTCACGGAAGAGGCCCAGGAACCGCCGCTGATCGAAAAGGCACCGCTCTCGGCCCTGCTGATGGCCGCCGTCGTCGGCTCGGTGATCCTGGGGTGGATGCCGATCTATATCGCCGCGGTCACGGGCGCCGTCCTCATGGTCTTGAGCGGCTGCCTGACCATGGACGAAGCCTATCGCTCGATCGAATGGCGGGCTGTTTTCCTGATCGCGGGAATGCTGCCTCTGGGCCTGGCGATTCAGCAGACCGGAGCCGCCGAGCTGGTCACCCGGCTCGTGGTGGACTGGGTCGGCGGTCTGGGACCGTTGGCCGTTGTCGCCGGCCTCTACCTGCTCACCGCCTTTGCCGCCCAGGTCATGCCCACGGCCGCGGTGGCCATCCTGGTCGCACCGCTCGCCGTCAACACCGCCGCCGACCTGGGAATGTCTCCGTACGCCCTCATGATGACCGTGTCGCTGTCGGCCTCCGCCAGCTTCATGAGCCCGGTGGCGCATCCCGCTAACGTCCTGATCATGGGACCGGGCGGCTATCGCTTCATCGACTACATCAAGGTCGGCCTACCTCTGACCCTGGTCTGCCTGGTGGTAACGCTTCTGATGCTGCCGCTGGTCTGGCCGCTGACGCCGTAG
- a CDS encoding amidohydrolase family protein → MCWRHSWPASTRFERAAKETAPFLAELSPGKLTYDLIIRNARLRRREAAVDIGIADGVVKKIAGKITTRGRKVIRADGNLVTESFANPHLHLDKVYTLGMLDSRSIESYHGGEMGAAMTAIEQAARVKEKYDQRWILGNVRKALRLAARFGNTHIRAFADIDSKARLIGVKALLKAREEFKGVVDVQVVAFPQDGVVREPGTADLVREAMDLGADVVGGIPWIEYTAEDEQKHIDEMFEIARTYDADVSMLVDDAGDPGLRTLEKMAVRAIQDGWTGRCLAHHARAMSMYPEPYFRKISALLNKAGMGVVTDPHTGPLHARAKELIAQNVLVALGQDDIADAYYPFGRNNMLEVGFLAVHMLWMTTFPQMEKIYDMITVDAARAMNVESFVLETGAPAHCVVLNAGSVYEALWHHEQPRYVISHGRLIDPAALPGQGSRTH, encoded by the coding sequence ATGTGCTGGCGGCACTCCTGGCCGGCTTCTACGCGGTTCGAACGGGCGGCTAAGGAAACCGCACCTTTCCTTGCGGAACTCAGCCCAGGCAAGTTGACCTACGACCTGATCATCCGCAATGCCCGCCTTCGCCGGCGCGAGGCGGCCGTAGACATCGGCATCGCCGACGGCGTGGTCAAGAAGATTGCCGGGAAGATCACCACTCGCGGCCGCAAGGTGATTCGCGCAGACGGCAACCTGGTCACGGAGTCGTTCGCCAATCCCCATCTTCATCTCGACAAGGTCTACACCCTGGGGATGCTCGACTCGCGCTCGATCGAGTCCTATCACGGCGGTGAAATGGGTGCCGCGATGACCGCCATCGAGCAAGCGGCTCGAGTCAAGGAGAAGTACGATCAGCGTTGGATCCTGGGCAACGTTCGCAAGGCCTTACGGCTGGCCGCCCGATTCGGCAACACCCACATCCGGGCTTTCGCCGACATCGACTCGAAGGCCCGGCTGATCGGCGTCAAGGCCCTTTTGAAGGCCCGGGAGGAGTTCAAGGGGGTCGTGGACGTTCAGGTGGTGGCGTTTCCGCAGGACGGCGTCGTGCGCGAGCCGGGGACCGCGGATCTGGTGCGCGAGGCCATGGATCTGGGCGCCGACGTCGTTGGCGGGATCCCATGGATCGAGTACACCGCCGAGGACGAGCAGAAACACATCGACGAGATGTTCGAGATCGCCAGGACCTACGACGCCGACGTTTCGATGTTAGTCGACGATGCCGGAGACCCGGGTTTGAGGACTCTAGAGAAGATGGCGGTGAGAGCTATCCAGGACGGCTGGACGGGACGTTGCCTGGCGCACCATGCGCGGGCCATGAGCATGTACCCCGAGCCCTACTTCAGGAAGATCAGCGCATTGCTGAACAAGGCCGGCATGGGAGTGGTCACCGATCCCCATACCGGGCCACTTCACGCGCGTGCCAAGGAGCTCATCGCCCAGAATGTGCTCGTAGCCCTGGGGCAGGACGATATCGCCGACGCCTACTATCCGTTCGGTCGCAATAACATGCTCGAGGTGGGATTCCTCGCTGTTCACATGCTCTGGATGACGACCTTTCCGCAGATGGAGAAGATCTACGACATGATCACCGTCGACGCGGCGCGAGCGATGAACGTCGAGAGCTTCGTGCTCGAGACCGGTGCGCCGGCCCACTGCGTGGTGTTGAACGCGGGCTCTGTCTACGAAGCCCTGTGGCACCACGAACAACCAAGGTACGTGATCAGCCATGGCCGGCTGATCGACCCAGCCGCCCTTCCAGGCCAGGGAAGCAGAACACACTGA
- a CDS encoding NCS2 family permease, with protein MSTIERFFGLRSQGTTIGTEVRAGVVTFLTMSYILFVNPQILSQAGLPASDVAVATALAAAVATLVMGLYANYPFALAPGMGLNAYFTFGVVGTLGVPWPVALAAVFVEGLLFLALAATGVRTALLRAIPTSIKIATMSGIGLFLAIIGFENAGLVVDHPATLVTLGDVRSPTVLLALAGLVVMTVLLAGRVKGAILIGILGVTVVCWFSGLSPRPEQLFSLPHLPEETFLALDFSGLLTGKLILVVLAFLFVDIFDTAGTLIGVGRLAGFVDEDGELPRANRAFAADAIGTAVGAAVGTSTVTSYVESATGVEEGGRTGLTSVVVGGLFLLSLFLTPLFTAVPAIATAPALIVVGALMMQGARDLDWSRIDEAVPAFLTAATMPFTYSIANGISLGIVSYVLIKVLRGRFKEVHPILYVLAALLAGFYAVRTGG; from the coding sequence GTGAGCACTATCGAGCGGTTCTTCGGGCTCCGATCTCAGGGCACGACAATTGGCACCGAGGTGCGCGCCGGCGTGGTGACTTTTCTCACCATGTCGTACATCCTCTTCGTCAATCCTCAGATCCTCTCGCAGGCCGGGCTCCCGGCAAGCGACGTCGCCGTCGCGACGGCGCTGGCGGCAGCGGTCGCCACGCTGGTCATGGGCCTTTATGCCAACTATCCCTTCGCCCTGGCGCCCGGGATGGGCTTGAACGCGTACTTCACCTTCGGCGTCGTGGGTACCCTGGGCGTTCCCTGGCCGGTGGCCCTGGCGGCCGTCTTCGTGGAGGGGCTCCTCTTTCTGGCGCTCGCCGCCACCGGCGTGCGGACGGCCCTGCTGCGGGCGATTCCCACGTCGATCAAGATCGCCACGATGAGCGGCATTGGGCTCTTCCTGGCGATCATCGGCTTCGAAAACGCCGGTCTGGTGGTCGATCATCCGGCGACGTTGGTGACCCTGGGCGACGTTCGCAGTCCGACCGTCCTGCTCGCGCTGGCCGGACTGGTCGTGATGACCGTTCTGCTCGCCGGCCGAGTCAAAGGGGCGATCCTCATCGGCATCCTCGGAGTGACCGTGGTGTGCTGGTTCTCGGGTCTCAGTCCACGGCCCGAACAGCTGTTTAGCCTGCCCCACCTTCCGGAGGAGACTTTCCTAGCGCTCGACTTCAGCGGCCTGCTGACCGGCAAGCTCATTCTGGTCGTTCTCGCCTTTCTGTTCGTGGATATCTTCGACACGGCCGGCACCTTGATCGGTGTCGGCAGGCTGGCCGGCTTCGTGGACGAAGACGGCGAATTGCCTCGAGCCAACCGGGCCTTCGCTGCGGACGCCATTGGCACCGCGGTCGGAGCCGCCGTGGGAACCAGCACCGTGACCAGCTACGTCGAATCGGCCACCGGCGTCGAAGAAGGGGGCAGAACGGGTCTGACCTCCGTCGTCGTGGGCGGCCTCTTTCTGCTCTCGCTGTTTCTGACGCCGCTCTTCACGGCGGTGCCCGCCATCGCCACGGCGCCGGCCCTGATCGTGGTCGGGGCGCTCATGATGCAGGGCGCCCGCGACCTCGACTGGTCCAGGATCGACGAAGCCGTGCCGGCCTTCCTCACCGCGGCGACCATGCCGTTTACCTATTCGATCGCCAACGGCATCAGCCTGGGCATCGTCTCGTACGTCCTGATCAAAGTGCTGCGGGGTCGCTTCAAGGAAGTTCACCCGATCCTGTATGTGCTGGCGGCACTCCTGGCCGGCTTCTACGCGGTTCGAACGGGCGGCTAA